Proteins encoded by one window of Triplophysa rosa linkage group LG19, Trosa_1v2, whole genome shotgun sequence:
- the si:dkeyp-72g9.4 gene encoding uncharacterized protein si:dkeyp-72g9.4, with protein MRPRSRLLAKRGLPTIREGYEELVQDLNQTNSQHTTTQDYFLSICHLARPTFPLHEPDYDILSIGPLDSPKPCLRLHRLRQHLQPPQAHTSTSDHCAVQQAQKEKEIRCAPSEPMQPLVSDEDNGCRSDGPGPTDPLEYLYSHRGAFASSTTRGSIPPRRPRCDTFPCFSSAPDTQRKSSYPELCLAEVVTVATVSAATVTTATVLQRSPLNRKKLDDGALAARSGVPNNLDGTPAGWRGKSSRCMDKQTIVSHWIAECRSAWKEARIRACMLPAIAEK; from the coding sequence ATGCGTCCCAGGTCCAGATTACTGGCTAAACGGGGCCTTCCCACCATCAGGGAGGGCTATGAGGAACTGGTGCAAGACCTAAACCAGACCAACAGTCAGCACACTACCACACAGGACTACTTCCTCTCCATCTGCCATCTGGCCCGGCCCACCTTCCCTCTCCATGAGCCCGACTATGACATCCTCTCCATTGGCCCCCTGGACTCCCCAAAGCCCTGTCTACGACTGCACCGCTTGCGTCAGCATCTGCAACCTCCACAGGCCCACACCTCCACAAGCGATCACTGCGCAGTTCAGCAAGctcagaaagagaaagaaatcaGATGTGCTCCATCAGAACCCATGCAGCCTCTGGTTTCTGATGAGGACAATGGATGCAGAAGTGACGGCCCAGGCCCCACTGATCCACTCGAGTACCTCTACAGCCACAGAGGTGCATTTGCTTCCTCCACCACAAGGGGCAGCATTCCCCCTCGCCGGCCACGTTGTGACACCTTCCCATGCTTCTCCTCGGCACCTGACACCCAGCGTAAGAGCAGCTACCCTGAGCTCTGCCTGGCTGAGGTGGTCACTGTGGCGACGGTTTCTGCAGCGACGGTCACTACGGCGACAGTCCTACAGCGGTCACCGCTTAACAGGAAGAAGCTGGATGATGGTGCCCTGGCCGCACGTAGTGGTGTTCCCAACAACCTCGACGGCACCCCTGCTGGTTGGAGAGGGAAGAGCAGCCGCTGCATGGACAAACAGACCATAGTGTCCCACTGGATCGCCGAGTGCCGCAGTGCGTGGAAGGAGGCCCGCATTCGCGCGTGCATGCTCCCCGCCATTGCTGAGAAGTAA